CCATTAATAAAGACTGTCGAGCCAGAGGCCGCAACTTTTTCGATACGCTCAAAAACTTGTTTCATTTTTGGTGCTCTACCAATCATTCCGCAGAACATATCATCTTCAGTCGGTGCTTCAATTTTGAAAGAGCTCGTAAGTCTCTCTTTTCTTCCTCCAACTTCAACTCTTGGTGCTTGCACTTTAAAATCTGTCTCTTTAAAGCCGAGCTTTGTTACGGCTGCCTTAATAACAAGGTCAGAGAGAACATCTAGCTCAAAGGGTTTTGTCAGATAGTGAAAAACACCTTTCTTTGTCGCTGTAATCGCCGTCTCTATTGAAGCAAACCCAGTCATAACAATTGGAATGAATTTATGTCCTTTCTCTTTTAGTAAATCAATCAGAAGCAGGCCATCGGCCCCTCCATCATCGAAACTAATATCAGTAATCAATATGAATTGACTCTTCGAAGCTCTTTCATTAATTGCAGTAATTGCTGCGGCCGGTTCAGAGAAGTAATTAACTTCAAGGCTTAATTTCTTTTGTAAAAACTTTCGTATTGTTTTTCCAAAGATTAGGTCATCTTCAACTAGAAATATTTCAGGTAAGCTTACAGAATCTTCATCGTTTTCATATGAATCGTGAAGAAATTGAAATTCGTTCAAAATGACTCTCCTTAGTGACCGAATTCTCTAAAAGAGAAATTTCGATATAAAAATCGTAGCGAAGAAGCGATCTAGTGTCAATTTCTCAACACCGTGGAAATACTTTCCATACCTAACGAAGTCTTACATTTACGGAAAATTTACTGACTAAATTGAAGAATCTGTTGCACCGAAGCATCTGGCCCGCCAACAACGATCCAGTAAAGAAGTAAAAGCAATGCTAATAGACCTACGAAGCTAAAAACTGCTGAGACAATTCTTATATCTTTAATCCAATAGGTATAAGTAAAGTACCCGGCGATGAATATAACTGGTATCGACCAAAAGGGAGTGTAACGAATAACAAAGAAAACTATATCCATCTGATAATAGTAAGCTCTTAATAAAAAAAAAGCCAGTCCGAGGACTGGCCTTCAAGATCTTTATTTAAAATAGTTTCTAGAACATGCCTTTAAGTTGATCTAAGTAAGTTAAATTTTCCCATGGAAAAGATGTCTTACTCTGTCTACCGAAGTGTCCGTACGCTGCAGTTTCAGAATAGATTGGTCTTAAAAGATCAAGTCTATCGATGATTGCTTTTGGCTTCATATCAAAAATTTCATTAACAGCTCTATTAATTGCAGAAATATCAACTTTTTCAGTACCGTAACAATCTACTAGAAGAGACATAGGCTCTGCTACACCAATTGCGTAAGCAACTTGAACTAGAGCTCTATCGGCTAGGCCTGCGGCCACTACGTGCTTAGCAATTTGTCTTGTAGCATAAGCAGCTGATCTATCTACTTTAGAAGGATCTTTTCCAGAGAATGCTCCTCCACCGTGAGCGCCGTGTCCACCGTAAGTATCAACAATAATCTTTCTACCAGTAAGGCCGCAATCACCCATTGGCCCACCAATAACAAATTTTCCAGTTGGATTAATAAAGTATTTAGTGTTGTTATCCACAAGATCAGCAGGGATAACCTTATTAATCACTTCTTCTCTAACAGCCTCTTGAACTTGCTTTAGAGTCATATTCTCAGAATGTTGAGTAGAAAGAACGACTGTATCGATTCTTGAAACTTTTCCATCAACATACTCTGCAGAAACTTGAGTCTTACCATCAGCTCTTAACTCACCAATAGTTCCGTTCTTTCTCACTTCAGATAATCTCATTGCAAGTTTGTGAGAGAGATCAATTGTTAGTGGCATAAAGTTCTCTGTTTCGTTAATCGCATAACCAAACATTAAACCTTGATCACCAGCTCCCATCTCAGTGTAAGTACCTTCCCCTACATTTACGCCTTGAGCGATATCTGGAGACTGCTTATCAAGAGCAACCATTACAGAACAAGTATTGCAATCAAACCCTTTGTCAGAGTGATCATAACCAATTTCTCTAATTTTATTTCTTACAACTTCTTGAAAGTCGATATTTGCTTTAGAAGTAATTTCTCCAGCAAGAACAACCATTCCAGTTGAAATCATCGTTTCACATGCAATACGTGACTCAGGATCTTGTGCAAACATTGCGTCTACGACAGCATCAGAAATTTGGTCTGCCATCTTATCAGGGTGCCCTTCAGTTACGGACTCTGATGTAAATACATAATTTTTTAACATATATACTCCAGTAAATAGATTTTATTAAATAAATAATACACTAGTAACTGAAAGAATATACTCTCATAAATATGTATTCACAACCAATTTATATAGATTTAAAGGGGGTGTTCAAAATATCTAAAGTAATGACGATTCCTATATTTATAGAAGTGAGTACCATTTCTATCAGTGACGTATGTGCTTTTCTTAAACTTAATAACTTGAAAAGTATCTCCCTCTTCAGTCTTGAAGTCATAGAGAAATTCGTACTTACCTTTTTTGAATAAGCTTTTTAAATAATTACTCCTCTTCACCTTTAAGCCAGGGCGTTCAGCAACAGGAACAAAGTTTAACCATATCTGTGCCATATTCACTCTTCCAAGCATTGAAGCCCTAGAGAAGTACCTAAGAGCATGGAAGTTTACATTTGGTTTCTGCAAGAGGGATAGAGCAATGGAGATATTCTCTCTTCGTAGAAATTTCCCATTCCTTGTCATATCGGGACAATAAATTCTTAAGTTTCCAGGAATAAAGAAATAAGTAAAAGAGAACTCTCCTTCTTTAAACATAACATTTAGCCAAGGATTTTTTTTGATTTCTTCTTTTGAAAGTTTTAAATAGTCAAAAATCGCTTCATCAGATTCAATTGAATTATACTCAGGGTCAGTCAGACGATTTATTACGACTTGAGTAACATCTCTTCTTTCGAGGGCGTCTCTTCCGTCAAGACCACCAACTTCATTAAAGAGGATTGTATCAATAGCATATAGGGCCTGCATGAGAGTTGATTGATTCATCCAAAACTTATATGAATCTGCTTCTTTTTTTAAGACATAGTCCTTTAAAATATAACGACCTTTCGCTCTATTTTGTAAGAGGTTATCCGTAGAGAAAGCGTGTCCCTTATCGCTAACTTTCCCATCTCTAAGCATTTTGTAAAATTCAATTCCACGCTCAACTCTCTCACTCCACTCACCAAGTCTAATGAATTGATTTCTCGGCCTTGCTTTAAGATGCCACTTTATTGCATCAAAAGTAGCTTTCATATCAAAACGAAAATCTTCCGTAATGAAATCTGTATTCTTATTTAGATTTAGATATATAGAATCTATAGTCGCCCTAAGAAATCGATCACTCTTCTTGTGATTAATATCTTGGGCTCCGTCTTGAACGATTTTTCTAAAGAAGTAAACTTCATTGGATTTTCTTTTCCCAGCAACATCTTCCGAGCTTTTATACTTGTCATAACTCACTCTTAAATCAAAATGATCGACAGGAAATTTATACGAATGAAGAAAGCTCAAAGACTCAAGATATTTTTTAAGATTACTTCTAAAAGATATTAATTTATATTTAGAATTATTTCTTATTTCGTCTTTATTCTTTTGAGTCTGGCTTAGAAATAGTTTTTTCTTATACAGAAGAAGCTCATTAAACTCCTTCTCAAGTTTAATGAGTTCAGCGTACTCTGGTTTAAAGTGCTTTTTCTTTTCAACAATTTTTCTCTGAGAATCGATCCACTTCTTCTTGGCTTCAATTTCAGGAATGAAGCGATTAACCGTCGCTTTATCTAGTTTTCCATCAGGTAATAGAGGAATGAAATTACCATTTCCTCGAAAGTTCTTATACTTACTCCAAAATTCTTCCTCAACACCACCTTTGCAATAAGTTTTTGAGAAAGAGTTTAATTTCTTCAAATAAAGATCGAGAGCTTTCTTTTCTGAAATTTCAATAGACATGACCTGTGAAGATATTTTCTCACCTTCACCAAATATATTTGGAGAGCAAAACAAGTAAATTAATATAAAGAAGTAAAACTTAAACATTCTTCTTTAGTTCATTTACAAATTCAGATTGCCACAATCCAAGACAAGTCCCATTACTAAGAATAAGAAGAATAGTGTCTTGATCACAAATCGCATCAATTTCTTTTCGAAGTTCACAGAGATCACTATGAACGGAGCCCATAATCCCCTTTTCTTTTAAAGAAGAGATTATTGCTTCACCGTTTAAATCACTTGTTCCTTTCACACTAGAGTGCCTAGAGGGCCTAGCAAAGAGAACATGATCAGCTATTGATAATGCTGTTGTAAATTCGTTTTGAAAAATACTACTTCTAGCAGTCGCCGAGTTAGGTTCAATAACTACCTTAACTTTCTTATTAGGATAGAGACTTTTGATCCCTGCTGTCGTTAATTCAACTGCTCTCGGGTGATGAGCAAAGTCATCAATAACAACTGCACCTTTATAAGTACCACGAACCTCTTGTCTTCTTCTTACTAGTAATAAATTAGAAATAGCTTCATCTAATTGATTAGCTTCCACTCCCTCACTCAAGGCAAATAAGAGCACAGAGGCGAGGTTTAGAATATTATGTTTTCCAACGAGATTAGTTGAAAAAGAAATATCTTTATTCTTCCAAGAAAGAGAGAACTCCGTCCCCTTCTCTATCACGCTGGATATCTTAAGAGATTCATCTCCATATGGAATGAGATTTTCAGCTTCAAAGTTCTTCTCGTATTCACTGACTAATTCATTCGTTGCCTTGTAAGTGCAGTCGTAAATAAATTTGCCTTTAAAATTATTCAACATTGCTCTAAATTCGTTTTTAATATCCTCAATATCATTAAATATATCTGCGTGATCAAACTCAAGAGAGGTCAAAATAAGTTGATCAATAGAGTAAGATCTAAATTTAGAGATTTTTTCGAAATAAGCACTGTCATATTCATCTGACTCAATAAAGAAGTACTTCCCGTCACCTAAAGTTGAAGACATTCTTCCCTCGACAACTCCTCCAATAA
The sequence above is a segment of the Halobacteriovorax sp. JY17 genome. Coding sequences within it:
- the metK gene encoding methionine adenosyltransferase — protein: MLKNYVFTSESVTEGHPDKMADQISDAVVDAMFAQDPESRIACETMISTGMVVLAGEITSKANIDFQEVVRNKIREIGYDHSDKGFDCNTCSVMVALDKQSPDIAQGVNVGEGTYTEMGAGDQGLMFGYAINETENFMPLTIDLSHKLAMRLSEVRKNGTIGELRADGKTQVSAEYVDGKVSRIDTVVLSTQHSENMTLKQVQEAVREEVINKVIPADLVDNNTKYFINPTGKFVIGGPMGDCGLTGRKIIVDTYGGHGAHGGGAFSGKDPSKVDRSAAYATRQIAKHVVAAGLADRALVQVAYAIGVAEPMSLLVDCYGTEKVDISAINRAVNEIFDMKPKAIIDRLDLLRPIYSETAAYGHFGRQSKTSFPWENLTYLDQLKGMF
- a CDS encoding Mur ligase family protein encodes the protein MNLVNKISHDELKLKKSEIKKIFMYRICGTGMGACAGLLREKGYIVEGADATFYPPVSNYLESTGIPLHNLENFDMDYLNSFDLIVVGNVVPRMSDDARMLEEIGTPFTSFPAALGALVLDDVNVVGIAGTHGKTTTTYLMTQVFEKLGFKPGYFIGGVVEGRMSSTLGDGKYFFIESDEYDSAYFEKISKFRSYSIDQLILTSLEFDHADIFNDIEDIKNEFRAMLNNFKGKFIYDCTYKATNELVSEYEKNFEAENLIPYGDESLKISSVIEKGTEFSLSWKNKDISFSTNLVGKHNILNLASVLLFALSEGVEANQLDEAISNLLLVRRRQEVRGTYKGAVVIDDFAHHPRAVELTTAGIKSLYPNKKVKVVIEPNSATARSSIFQNEFTTALSIADHVLFARPSRHSSVKGTSDLNGEAIISSLKEKGIMGSVHSDLCELRKEIDAICDQDTILLILSNGTCLGLWQSEFVNELKKNV